One segment of Patescibacteria group bacterium DNA contains the following:
- a CDS encoding helix-turn-helix transcriptional regulator, whose translation MKNHIKELRAKFGLTQEELAEIVGVRRETILFLEQGKYNPSLELAHRVVQTLETKIDKLFEFED comes from the coding sequence ATGAAAAATCACATCAAAGAATTACGCGCCAAGTTCGGCTTAACGCAGGAGGAGTTGGCGGAAATTGTCGGTGTCCGGCGGGAAACTATTCTTTTTTTGGAGCAGGGCAAGTATAATCCGTCATTGGAGCTGGCGCATAGAGTCGTTCAAACTTTAGAAACTAAGATTGACAAGCTGTTTGAGTTTGAAGATTGA
- a CDS encoding GNAT family N-acetyltransferase — MPNNSPEITIVNYTDGNFDEVKAVWEECGLFYGECDKRESLRKKIQQDPESIMVAKSGGKIIGTVVIIFDYYISYVYRLGVLPQYRSQGIGKLLADEALKRLKRKGANGACFFVNPGNSLMLNACLKHGGLKNYGPFIYLAKPLDD; from the coding sequence ATGCCGAATAACAGTCCCGAGATAACTATTGTTAATTATACTGACGGGAATTTTGATGAAGTCAAAGCTGTTTGGGAAGAATGTGGTTTATTCTATGGCGAATGCGATAAGCGCGAATCGCTCAGAAAAAAAATCCAACAGGATCCCGAATCCATTATGGTAGCCAAATCAGGGGGTAAGATTATCGGCACGGTGGTAATTATTTTTGATTATTATATTTCCTATGTTTATCGCTTGGGAGTACTGCCGCAGTATCGTTCACAGGGGATCGGCAAGCTTTTGGCGGACGAGGCTCTGAAAAGATTGAAGCGGAAAGGGGCTAATGGAGCTTGTTTTTTTGTGAATCCCGGTAATTCTTTGATGTTGAACGCCTGTCTTAAACATGGCGGCTTGAAGAATTATGGCCCGTTTATTTATTTAGCCAAACCCTTAGACGACTGA
- a CDS encoding SGNH/GDSL hydrolase family protein yields the protein MTKYCRVIIILVCVALIGLYLNRAYAYIYSKFELIHPPEEKNYMTEEKGQRMTYVAIGDSLTAGVGATSAAASLPGALAQKISVALGVQVIVNNLGVPGATSFDILTGQVIDAGQMQPQMITLFIGTNDMHNFVPREKFKSNLEAVVRSLQQTTQAQIYLINLPYLGARDLVLPPYNWYFELELKEYNAVIAEVARESGVKLIDLHTISVKPFSADQGAVSGVYSQDRFHPSDKGYALWADLIYDVIQ from the coding sequence ATGACTAAATATTGTAGAGTAATTATTATTCTAGTGTGCGTGGCGCTTATCGGTCTATACCTTAATCGCGCTTATGCTTATATTTACTCCAAATTTGAATTAATTCATCCGCCGGAAGAAAAAAATTATATGACTGAGGAAAAGGGGCAAAGGATGACTTATGTGGCTATAGGCGATTCGCTGACGGCTGGCGTAGGAGCTACTTCCGCCGCCGCTTCTTTGCCCGGAGCTTTGGCGCAGAAAATTTCTGTCGCTTTGGGGGTGCAAGTCATTGTCAATAATTTGGGCGTGCCCGGAGCCACTAGTTTTGATATTCTGACCGGTCAAGTTATTGACGCTGGGCAGATGCAACCCCAGATGATTACTTTGTTCATCGGCACTAATGACATGCATAATTTTGTACCGCGGGAAAAATTCAAAAGCAATCTGGAGGCCGTAGTCAGATCATTGCAACAAACCACTCAGGCGCAGATCTATCTGATTAATTTGCCTTACTTAGGCGCTCGGGATTTGGTGCTACCGCCTTACAACTGGTATTTTGAGTTAGAACTTAAGGAATATAATGCTGTTATTGCCGAAGTGGCGCGAGAGTCCGGAGTGAAACTGATTGATTTGCATACTATTTCGGTCAAGCCGTTTTCCGCCGATCAGGGTGCTGTTTCCGGTGTGTATTCCCAAGACAGGTTCCACCCTTCGGATAAGGGTTACGCCCTGTGGGCTGATTTGATTTATGATGTTATTCAATAA
- a CDS encoding acyltransferase translates to MMLFNNYINYIAGQTAIFLALLGTAVFISARRRVTPGLLPKEISNELRGLAILGVIFSHLTYGKFYGTDFLFPLGIWGGVAVNLFFFLSGYGLAASAIYHPKTIGQFYKKRLLKIYLPLWLSLISFLALDAWLLNRFYPSSEVIFSFVGFFPTANLWFSLNSPLWFLTPLIFYYLLFPLIFRPKHPWFSAVAITAVSFLAFWPGWPVSGQVLKFYQTHSLAFPLGVLFALLLVSPQAVCRLCLRRDRCRSRAVAEKIKFWFSKMSQRKWPAEFLMRLRFQSDYWRWFLVIILAIAAIYTAYYSGVGQGIWHEQLIALFTMLCLVLAFILKKTKFVLLELFGVYSFEVYLLHWPIIGRYSNWLESWPPALLAFIWLTGLLFLGWLFSYLVRLRLNKILNKKSSC, encoded by the coding sequence ATGATGTTATTCAATAATTACATCAATTACATCGCCGGCCAGACCGCTATCTTTTTAGCGCTTTTAGGCACGGCGGTTTTTATTTCCGCGCGTCGCCGAGTTACTCCCGGACTCTTGCCCAAGGAGATATCCAATGAGTTGCGCGGTTTGGCGATTTTAGGCGTGATTTTTTCTCACCTGACTTACGGTAAGTTTTACGGCACTGATTTTTTATTTCCTTTAGGGATTTGGGGCGGCGTGGCCGTTAATTTGTTTTTCTTTTTGTCCGGCTACGGCTTAGCCGCATCGGCTATTTATCATCCTAAAACGATCGGGCAGTTTTATAAAAAACGGTTGTTAAAAATTTATTTGCCACTATGGCTGTCTTTGATTTCATTTTTGGCTTTGGACGCTTGGTTACTTAATCGTTTTTATCCGTCCTCAGAAGTTATTTTTTCTTTTGTTGGGTTTTTTCCGACCGCCAATCTTTGGTTTTCACTCAATTCGCCCCTCTGGTTTTTGACACCGTTAATTTTTTACTATTTATTATTCCCTTTGATTTTCCGGCCCAAGCATCCTTGGTTTTCTGCAGTGGCGATTACGGCCGTCAGCTTCCTGGCTTTTTGGCCGGGCTGGCCGGTATCAGGGCAAGTTTTAAAATTCTATCAGACGCATTCGCTGGCCTTTCCTCTGGGCGTTTTATTTGCTTTACTTTTGGTTTCTCCTCAAGCGGTTTGTCGGTTATGCCTTCGTCGTGACCGGTGCCGGTCTCGAGCGGTGGCGGAAAAGATTAAGTTTTGGTTTAGTAAAATGAGCCAGAGAAAGTGGCCGGCTGAATTTTTAATGCGCCTTAGATTCCAGTCTGATTATTGGCGTTGGTTTTTGGTTATTATTTTGGCTATAGCTGCCATTTATACCGCTTATTATTCCGGCGTCGGTCAAGGAATTTGGCATGAGCAACTAATTGCTTTGTTTACTATGCTGTGTCTGGTGCTGGCCTTTATTCTTAAAAAGACAAAATTTGTCCTGTTAGAGCTTTTTGGTGTTTATTCTTTTGAAGTTTATCTATTGCATTGGCCGATTATCGGCCGTTACAGCAACTGGCTGGAATCCTGGCCGCCGGCGTTACTGGCTTTTATTTGGCTGACTGGCTTGCTGTTCTTGGGTTGGCTGTTCAGTTACTTAGTCAGGTTACGTTTAAATAAAATTCTTAATAAAAAATCCTCTTGTTAA
- a CDS encoding thioredoxin domain-containing protein — protein sequence MDYPSIDNRQRNWWKMILLGVAVLVVLGFFALVAVEVASREQKMREILDFAGQAESGQILVGNPLLEQLLNQIPNGVTTQSTVTEALFLNIVSSTINNSTVAASTSISSATMKDPARQKAEKTDRPYLGNINAQLVIVEFADFQCSVCQEEFSVIRTIANKYEKDILFIFRNYPVKGDDSMVLAQAGYCAQEQDKFWPFHDRLFLQQGNFNNEEEFNAIIKSAGLNLTKFNNCLKSLKYQPKVTEDIADALDLGARGTPTFYVNGKKLEGAVPLVTWEELIKLYKGIK from the coding sequence ATGGATTATCCGTCGATTGACAACCGCCAGCGTAATTGGTGGAAAATGATATTGCTTGGTGTGGCTGTTTTGGTGGTTTTAGGTTTTTTTGCTTTGGTGGCGGTAGAGGTGGCATCACGGGAACAGAAAATGCGCGAGATATTAGATTTTGCCGGACAAGCTGAGAGTGGCCAGATTTTGGTTGGTAATCCGCTCTTAGAGCAATTATTGAACCAAATACCTAACGGTGTCACGACTCAATCAACCGTGACTGAAGCACTGTTTCTTAACATCGTCAGTTCTACTATAAACAACTCAACTGTAGCCGCGTCTACCAGTATTAGTTCTGCTACCATGAAAGATCCGGCTCGACAAAAAGCAGAGAAGACAGATCGTCCATACTTGGGTAATATTAATGCCCAATTAGTCATTGTGGAGTTCGCCGATTTCCAGTGCTCGGTTTGCCAAGAGGAGTTTTCTGTTATTCGCACCATTGCCAATAAGTATGAAAAGGATATTTTGTTTATTTTCCGTAATTACCCGGTCAAGGGTGATGACTCTATGGTTTTGGCGCAGGCCGGTTATTGCGCTCAAGAGCAGGACAAGTTCTGGCCGTTTCACGATCGTTTGTTCCTGCAACAAGGAAACTTCAATAATGAGGAAGAGTTTAATGCCATTATCAAATCCGCCGGTCTTAATCTGACGAAATTCAATAATTGCCTGAAGTCATTGAAATATCAGCCAAAGGTAACCGAGGATATTGCTGATGCTTTGGATTTGGGCGCTCGTGGCACCCCCACTTTTTATGTTAACGGCAAGAAGTTAGAGGGCGCTGTGCCCTTGGTTACCTGGGAAGAGTTGATTAAATTATATAAAGGAATCAAATGA
- a CDS encoding pyruvate ferredoxin oxidoreductase subunit gamma has product MIEVRIHGRGGQGSVTLAELLAEAAFYSGQEAQAFPSFGVERRGAPVMAFVRLDNKPIRLRSQVYAPDYAIVQDASLLNDEKLLADLKSGAVVLVNTKEAELTAKLPRGIRVKSLAATDIAKEVLGRPIINTIMLGAFAGLIGTIKMTAVEQAIKNRFSGELADKNILAAKKGYEIISNN; this is encoded by the coding sequence ATGATAGAAGTAAGAATACACGGCCGTGGCGGCCAGGGCTCGGTAACTTTGGCGGAACTTTTGGCGGAAGCCGCCTTTTATTCCGGCCAAGAGGCGCAGGCCTTTCCCAGTTTTGGCGTGGAGCGGCGCGGGGCGCCGGTAATGGCTTTTGTGCGTCTGGATAATAAGCCGATTCGTTTGCGCAGTCAGGTTTACGCTCCTGATTATGCCATTGTCCAAGACGCTTCATTGCTTAACGATGAGAAACTGCTGGCTGACTTGAAGTCCGGAGCGGTAGTTTTGGTCAACACCAAAGAAGCGGAGTTGACGGCTAAATTGCCTCGCGGGATAAGAGTCAAATCGTTAGCCGCAACCGATATCGCCAAGGAAGTTTTAGGCCGGCCGATAATCAATACGATTATGCTTGGCGCCTTCGCCGGACTTATCGGCACCATTAAGATGACGGCGGTAGAGCAGGCGATCAAAAATCGTTTCAGCGGAGAGTTGGCGGACAAGAATATTCTCGCTGCCAAGAAGGGTTATGAAATAATCAGCAATAATTAG
- a CDS encoding 4Fe-4S binding protein has protein sequence MKIKITAKPGTTSQVKTGNWRESHYPEIDHEKCIGCSLCEQVCPEGICFKTGEKNKAGKFFYEKDLDWCKGCGICAEVCPVKAITMREEEK, from the coding sequence ATGAAGATAAAAATAACAGCCAAGCCCGGTACTACCAGTCAAGTCAAAACAGGCAATTGGCGAGAGAGCCATTATCCGGAGATTGATCACGAAAAGTGCATAGGTTGTTCGTTATGCGAACAAGTTTGTCCGGAAGGTATTTGTTTTAAAACGGGCGAGAAGAATAAAGCCGGCAAGTTCTTTTATGAAAAGGACTTGGATTGGTGCAAGGGTTGCGGTATTTGCGCCGAAGTCTGCCCGGTTAAAGCCATAACTATGAGGGAAGAAGAGAAATAA
- a CDS encoding transketolase C-terminal domain-containing protein, with the protein MKKILEGSRAIAETIRNIGVGVVSAYPITPQTHIVEDLAKLKADGEADYEYVRSESEFAALSILVGASAAGARTYTATSSQGLLLMTEVIFNVAGMRLPIVMTDANRAISAPINIWNDQQDAVTMRDAGWIMFYGEDMQETVDLHVLAYKVAEQALIPVMVNLDGFVLTHVVEPVEVPESKQIKKYLPNFKASERLDVKNPLTFGAFATPAHYMEIRQELHADLAVSKKLIAKEMVEFTKVFGRRLSLVDYYGDKNADTVVVTMGSVLGTVKEATDELKKSGKKIGVVKVSILRPFPTEELSKLIGKKKNILVIDKSVSLGEEGILAGEIRRNFYGRSQAKIVGAIMGLGGRDITKEMIKQTVKLAGKTKSQTIFVGK; encoded by the coding sequence ATGAAAAAAATATTGGAAGGATCGCGAGCGATCGCGGAAACAATCAGGAATATCGGCGTAGGTGTAGTTTCGGCTTATCCGATTACGCCTCAAACGCATATCGTTGAGGATTTGGCCAAGCTTAAGGCTGATGGCGAGGCGGATTACGAATACGTCCGGTCGGAAAGCGAATTTGCCGCTTTATCCATACTTGTCGGCGCTTCGGCTGCCGGCGCGCGTACTTACACCGCCACCTCTTCGCAGGGCTTATTACTGATGACCGAAGTGATATTCAATGTTGCCGGTATGCGTTTGCCTATTGTTATGACTGACGCCAATCGTGCGATTTCGGCGCCGATTAATATTTGGAATGATCAGCAAGATGCGGTTACGATGCGCGATGCCGGCTGGATCATGTTCTATGGCGAAGATATGCAAGAAACGGTGGATTTGCATGTGTTGGCTTACAAGGTGGCCGAACAAGCGCTTATTCCGGTTATGGTTAATTTGGACGGCTTTGTTCTAACCCACGTAGTTGAACCGGTGGAAGTTCCGGAAAGCAAACAGATCAAAAAGTATCTGCCGAATTTCAAGGCGTCAGAAAGATTAGATGTAAAGAATCCTTTAACTTTCGGCGCTTTCGCCACCCCGGCTCATTATATGGAAATTCGTCAGGAATTGCATGCTGACTTGGCGGTCAGTAAAAAGTTAATCGCCAAAGAGATGGTAGAGTTTACAAAGGTTTTTGGTCGCCGTCTTTCTTTGGTTGATTACTACGGCGATAAGAACGCCGATACTGTAGTGGTGACCATGGGTTCAGTCTTGGGGACGGTAAAAGAGGCGACGGATGAACTGAAAAAATCCGGCAAAAAAATTGGCGTGGTGAAAGTCAGTATCCTGCGGCCCTTCCCGACTGAAGAATTATCTAAATTGATCGGTAAAAAGAAAAATATTTTAGTAATTGATAAGTCAGTGTCCTTGGGCGAAGAGGGAATATTGGCTGGAGAGATCCGCCGCAACTTTTATGGTCGAAGCCAGGCCAAAATTGTCGGCGCAATCATGGGGTTGGGAGGCCGCGATATTACCAAGGAAATGATTAAGCAGACAGTTAAGTTGGCAGGGAAAACTAAGAGTCAAACAATTTTTGTCGGAAAATAA
- a CDS encoding thiamine pyrophosphate-dependent enzyme — translation MKKYKAPLSHILNPGHSACAGCGMIIAARLVTDTAGPNTILTNATGCSEVTTTQYPMTAFKVPWIHSLFENPSCLASGIYHALKHEGKDQEVNVIALGGDGATFDIGLGHISGMWERGDNVLYVCYDNEAYENTGYQTSGSTPLDANTTTAPAGKKSFGNPTRKKDMVAIALAHHVPYVATATVGYPADLVAKVKKALSVKGPKYLQLYVPCVPGWGINPKDTINVAKLAVQTGYYPIVEYVDGELTNKMKITRKKPVEEFLKLQKRFKHLFKPGAEAELKKLQDICEENIKRFGLM, via the coding sequence ATGAAAAAATACAAAGCGCCCCTATCTCATATCCTTAATCCCGGGCACTCGGCTTGCGCCGGTTGCGGTATGATTATTGCCGCTCGGTTAGTGACTGATACGGCCGGACCCAATACTATTTTGACCAACGCTACCGGTTGCAGTGAGGTAACCACGACGCAATATCCCATGACCGCTTTTAAGGTACCGTGGATTCATTCATTATTTGAGAATCCCTCTTGTCTGGCTTCCGGTATTTATCATGCTCTAAAGCATGAAGGAAAAGATCAGGAAGTGAACGTTATTGCCTTGGGTGGCGATGGTGCCACTTTTGATATCGGTTTGGGCCATATTTCCGGCATGTGGGAACGGGGTGATAATGTTTTGTACGTCTGCTACGACAATGAAGCGTATGAGAATACCGGTTACCAGACATCAGGGTCTACGCCGCTTGATGCTAATACTACCACTGCGCCGGCCGGCAAAAAATCATTCGGCAATCCTACCAGAAAGAAGGATATGGTAGCCATCGCTTTGGCGCATCATGTGCCTTATGTAGCTACGGCTACCGTCGGTTATCCGGCTGATTTAGTTGCCAAAGTTAAGAAAGCGCTAAGTGTTAAGGGACCAAAATATTTACAATTGTACGTACCGTGTGTTCCGGGTTGGGGTATAAATCCTAAGGATACGATTAATGTCGCCAAGTTAGCCGTGCAAACCGGCTATTATCCGATCGTGGAATATGTTGACGGCGAGCTGACTAACAAAATGAAGATTACGCGGAAAAAGCCGGTGGAAGAATTCTTGAAGTTGCAGAAGCGCTTTAAGCATTTGTTTAAGCCGGGCGCGGAAGCCGAACTTAAAAAACTGCAAGATATTTGCGAGGAGAATATCAAGAGATTCGGATTGATGTAG
- the uvrA gene encoding excinuclease ABC subunit UvrA produces MPKSFPSNRKQISVRGARVNNLKNISVDIPKDQLVVITGLSGSGKSSLAFDTVYAEGQRRYAESLSSYAKQFLDLMDKPDVDSIEGLSPTIAIDQKSSSINPRSTVGTVTEIYDYLRLLYAKVGVVHCHKCGEPLTRQTPGQILERLSKLPEGNRISLLSPVVINKKGNHTKIIDNLLRVNHEIFRIDGSFYQAHEISGGKLSLDKDLSHTIEVQLDNLPITKEIKAQDDKDVSFQRLNKALLLALDLSNGFVNIIVSSAQASGENQEIPFNLYYFCAKCQLSIPEVEPRSFSFNSPFGACPSCRGLGVKLNPDRDLIIPNKRLTLAEGAIKPWSRNFASQNSNMKLLEAVAEAHDFSLNVPVAELPEKIVDLIFGGDGREYSIDGKPLLFDGVLKFLDDKYNDTKSEYLQKTLEDYMRVSTCPTCHGTRLRPESLAVKVEGKNISQVTNLSLTDLEEFFSGFTKRWEDRREGKIAKQLIREALKKLSFLKNVGLEYLTLSRAANTLAGGEAQRIRLAVQIGSGLESVTYVLDEPSIGLHPRNTEKLINTLKTLRDKGNSVIVVEHDEQIMEASDWLIDIGPGAGALGGEVVAEGTISQVKKNKKSLTGQYLAGVRRIEAKSQLREGNGKFIEIIGAKEFNLKNITAKIPLGKLVVITGVSGSGKSTLMNEILAKALSNRFYRTKDLPGQHKEIKGLENLDKVIDINQSPIGRTPRSNPATYTGVFTYIRDLFSELPEAKMRGFKQGHFSFNVKGGGRCETCGGDGMVKIEMQFLPDVYVECEECHGQRYNHDALEIYYKGKNIADVLAMSVTEAKKFFSGHDQIIDKLDILDQVGLGYLKLGQPATTLSGGEAQRVKLATELSRRPTGKTLYILDEPTTGLHFEDIKRLLHVLNRLADKDNSVLIIEHNLEVIKSADWVIDLGPEGGEKGGYVVASGTPYEVAKVKESYTGQYLKKILK; encoded by the coding sequence ATGCCTAAATCATTCCCTTCCAATCGCAAACAGATCAGTGTCCGTGGCGCTCGAGTCAATAACTTGAAAAACATCTCCGTGGACATTCCCAAAGACCAATTAGTGGTTATTACCGGTTTGTCGGGATCAGGCAAATCGTCATTGGCTTTTGATACTGTTTATGCCGAAGGGCAAAGACGTTATGCCGAGTCCTTATCTTCTTATGCTAAACAGTTTTTAGATTTAATGGATAAGCCCGATGTTGATTCGATTGAGGGGCTGTCGCCGACTATTGCCATTGATCAGAAATCTTCCTCTATTAATCCTCGTTCTACTGTCGGTACAGTAACGGAGATTTACGATTATTTGCGTTTGCTTTACGCCAAGGTCGGCGTGGTGCATTGCCATAAGTGCGGCGAACCCTTAACCCGTCAAACCCCTGGCCAGATTTTGGAACGTTTATCCAAATTGCCGGAAGGCAATCGCATTTCCCTATTGTCGCCAGTGGTAATCAATAAGAAAGGTAATCATACCAAAATTATTGATAACCTTCTGCGCGTCAATCATGAAATTTTTCGTATTGACGGCAGTTTTTACCAAGCGCATGAAATCTCCGGCGGTAAGCTGTCTTTAGACAAGGATTTATCGCATACTATTGAGGTACAACTTGATAATTTGCCTATCACTAAAGAGATTAAAGCCCAGGATGATAAGGATGTATCATTCCAGCGCCTGAACAAGGCCTTGCTTTTGGCTTTGGATTTAAGTAACGGCTTTGTAAATATTATCGTTTCTTCCGCTCAGGCCTCCGGTGAAAATCAAGAGATTCCTTTTAATCTTTATTATTTTTGCGCTAAATGCCAATTGAGCATTCCTGAGGTAGAACCAAGATCTTTTTCTTTTAATTCGCCTTTTGGCGCTTGTCCGTCTTGCCGCGGCTTGGGGGTTAAGTTGAATCCTGATCGCGATTTGATCATACCCAACAAGCGTTTGACTTTAGCCGAAGGCGCCATTAAGCCCTGGTCGCGTAATTTTGCCAGCCAGAATTCCAATATGAAATTATTGGAGGCGGTCGCTGAAGCCCACGATTTTTCTTTGAATGTGCCGGTGGCAGAGTTGCCGGAAAAAATTGTTGATTTGATTTTTGGAGGCGACGGCCGGGAATATTCCATTGACGGCAAACCATTATTGTTTGACGGTGTCTTGAAATTTTTGGATGATAAATATAATGACACTAAATCGGAATACCTGCAGAAAACGCTGGAAGATTATATGCGCGTATCTACTTGTCCCACTTGTCATGGCACCAGGCTTCGGCCGGAAAGCCTAGCTGTTAAAGTGGAAGGCAAGAATATTTCCCAGGTGACTAATTTATCTTTGACTGATTTGGAAGAATTTTTTTCTGGTTTCACTAAGAGATGGGAGGATAGGCGCGAAGGCAAGATAGCCAAGCAATTGATTCGCGAGGCGTTGAAAAAATTGTCATTCCTAAAAAACGTCGGTTTGGAATATTTGACTTTATCGCGCGCCGCCAATACCTTGGCCGGCGGTGAAGCTCAGCGTATTCGTCTGGCCGTGCAAATCGGTTCCGGTTTGGAATCAGTGACTTACGTGCTGGATGAGCCGTCTATCGGCTTGCATCCGCGCAATACGGAAAAGTTGATCAATACTTTAAAGACCTTGCGTGATAAAGGTAATTCGGTGATTGTCGTAGAACATGATGAACAGATTATGGAGGCTTCCGATTGGCTGATTGACATCGGCCCGGGCGCTGGCGCTTTAGGTGGGGAAGTGGTGGCCGAAGGCACGATTAGTCAAGTGAAGAAAAATAAAAAATCATTAACCGGGCAGTATTTGGCTGGTGTCAGGCGTATTGAAGCCAAGAGCCAGTTGCGCGAAGGCAATGGCAAGTTTATTGAAATCATCGGCGCCAAAGAATTTAATTTGAAGAATATTACCGCTAAGATACCGCTGGGTAAATTAGTGGTGATTACCGGCGTATCCGGCAGCGGCAAATCAACTTTAATGAATGAGATTCTGGCTAAAGCCTTATCTAACAGATTTTATCGCACCAAAGATTTACCAGGTCAGCATAAAGAAATCAAAGGATTGGAGAATCTGGATAAAGTGATTGACATTAATCAGTCGCCTATCGGCCGGACGCCACGTTCCAATCCCGCGACTTATACCGGCGTGTTCACTTATATTCGCGATTTATTTTCTGAATTGCCTGAAGCTAAGATGCGCGGATTTAAACAGGGCCACTTTTCTTTTAATGTTAAAGGCGGAGGTCGCTGTGAGACTTGCGGCGGGGATGGCATGGTTAAGATTGAAATGCAATTTTTACCTGATGTCTATGTGGAGTGTGAGGAATGCCACGGCCAGCGCTACAATCATGACGCCTTGGAAATTTATTATAAAGGTAAGAATATTGCCGATGTTTTAGCTATGTCAGTGACCGAGGCTAAGAAATTTTTCTCCGGCCATGATCAGATTATTGATAAACTTGATATCCTTGATCAAGTCGGTTTGGGTTACCTCAAGTTGGGGCAGCCTGCCACCACTTTGTCCGGTGGTGAAGCGCAACGTGTTAAGTTGGCGACGGAATTATCCCGCCGTCCGACCGGTAAGACCCTGTATATCCTGGATGAGCCGACCACGGGTTTGCATTTTGAGGATATTAAACGCTTATTGCATGTTTTGAATCGTTTGGCCGACAAGGATAATTCAGTGCTGATCATTGAACATAATCTTGAGGTGATAAAGTCAGCTGATTGGGTAATTGATTTGGGTCCGGAAGGCGGGGAAAAAGGCGGTTATGTGGTAGCTAGTGGCACACCTTATGAGGTGGCGAAAGTCAAGGAGAGTTATACCGGCCAATACTTGAAAAAAATATTGAAATAA
- a CDS encoding ankyrin repeat domain-containing protein gives MTNSTDKTNGSADGQESGHLHKHEKATRYALLELCAWGISRDSLKHLADYCSTRQYPLRLDFNAYSVKEHPTTDLKALTPLTAACGLMLTSNFAKRSEEDERLEIVKELLQLNADPNFQPTDDFWTSPLMIASWIGYEKITELLLRHKANVNFTDRNNSTALIFAASKGHAKIVQQLLDDNADAEIINANGMSAIHCAVARAHIPVIRILMKNQGITPDELRLIEKSVFRTANVKTGSPTITQNTYPLPG, from the coding sequence ATGACTAACAGTACTGATAAGACAAACGGTAGTGCTGATGGGCAGGAATCTGGCCACTTACATAAACACGAAAAGGCTACTCGCTATGCATTATTAGAACTTTGCGCTTGGGGCATTAGCAGGGACAGTCTAAAACACTTAGCGGATTACTGTTCCACTCGCCAATATCCGCTCCGACTTGATTTTAACGCTTACAGTGTCAAAGAACATCCGACAACAGATCTTAAAGCCTTAACCCCGCTTACCGCTGCTTGCGGCTTAATGTTGACCAGCAACTTCGCCAAGCGGAGCGAGGAAGACGAGCGGTTAGAAATCGTCAAGGAATTGCTACAGCTTAACGCCGACCCCAACTTTCAACCGACTGACGATTTCTGGACGTCACCGCTGATGATCGCGTCTTGGATTGGCTACGAAAAAATAACCGAACTGTTACTGCGACACAAAGCCAATGTTAATTTTACAGACCGCAATAATTCCACCGCCTTGATTTTCGCCGCTTCCAAAGGCCATGCCAAAATTGTTCAACAACTGCTTGACGACAACGCCGATGCCGAAATAATCAATGCCAACGGCATGTCGGCCATCCACTGCGCAGTAGCTCGAGCCCACATCCCGGTAATCAGAATTTTAATGAAAAATCAGGGTATTACTCCTGACGAACTAAGACTGATTGAAAAAAGCGTTTTTCGGACAGCTAACGTTAAAACGGGTAGCCCGACAATCACCCAGAATACCTATCCACTGCCCGGCTGA